In Pseudobacter ginsenosidimutans, the following are encoded in one genomic region:
- a CDS encoding protein phosphatase 2C domain-containing protein: MKIYTALQKGDYHLDFCEDQFFTGTIGDSKILCAVMDGCTMADESYFASTLVKKLLRKIAQTKTYQEFKNHTEQITIEKELKEILKNLFLELNSCRNQLGLGKRELLTTIVILLVDAQAKTGAYVVVGDGLICIDDSTIDFDQDNKPDYLGFHLHEDFDTWYNSHTQKCTFGVNSHISLATDGIHTFTKISPVKVESKIDVLEYLLFDQSFCEKEDMIELKLKKLEFQYGLKPTDDFSMIRIEM, translated from the coding sequence ATGAAAATATATACTGCGCTACAGAAGGGTGATTATCACCTGGATTTTTGCGAAGACCAATTTTTTACAGGGACAATAGGAGACAGTAAAATACTCTGTGCTGTTATGGATGGTTGCACTATGGCTGATGAAAGCTATTTTGCCTCTACACTCGTAAAAAAGCTTCTTCGTAAAATAGCCCAAACAAAAACCTATCAGGAATTCAAAAATCATACTGAGCAAATTACAATCGAGAAGGAACTTAAAGAGATCCTGAAGAATTTGTTCTTAGAGCTTAATTCATGCAGGAATCAACTAGGGTTAGGGAAAAGAGAACTCTTAACTACTATCGTGATATTACTAGTGGATGCACAAGCAAAAACAGGAGCTTATGTAGTTGTTGGAGATGGCCTCATATGCATAGACGATTCCACAATTGATTTTGATCAGGATAATAAACCAGATTACCTGGGATTTCACCTGCATGAAGATTTTGATACGTGGTATAACAGTCACACTCAGAAATGTACTTTCGGAGTAAATTCCCATATAAGCCTTGCAACTGATGGAATTCATACCTTCACTAAAATAAGTCCGGTAAAAGTTGAGAGCAAAATCGATGTCCTGGAATACTTATTATTTGACCAGAGCTTTTGTGAAAAGGAAGACATGATCGAATTAAAATTAAAAAAACTGGAGTTTCAGTACGGACTCAAGCCTACCGACGATTTTTCCATGATAAGAATAGAGATGTAG
- a CDS encoding glycoside hydrolase family 19 protein, with protein sequence MNAQLISAESLKRICWKTGAPAAKEIVPVINKICPLYGMSTLILHEFLANVLHESNEFSRYEENLNYSANRLMAVWPFRFKTIKSALPYANNPQLLAAKVYNGRMGNTAPLDGWEFRGSGPIQMTGKDNFTRFASWMDRKFNITRSEQEWARLIRTDHEAGMHSACWIFSIAKGLNDEAARNEMELIIQRINGGYNGLMDRLRYYELCKEFLV encoded by the coding sequence ATGAACGCGCAACTCATTTCAGCAGAGTCGCTGAAGCGGATCTGTTGGAAAACCGGTGCGCCGGCTGCGAAAGAGATCGTTCCGGTGATCAATAAGATCTGTCCATTGTATGGGATGAGTACGCTGATCCTTCATGAGTTCCTGGCCAATGTGCTCCATGAATCCAATGAGTTCAGCAGGTATGAAGAGAATCTGAATTATTCAGCCAACCGGCTGATGGCTGTCTGGCCTTTTCGATTCAAAACGATCAAATCGGCCCTGCCATACGCCAACAACCCTCAACTGCTGGCTGCGAAAGTGTACAACGGGAGAATGGGAAATACAGCTCCATTAGATGGATGGGAATTCCGCGGCTCGGGCCCGATCCAAATGACAGGAAAGGACAATTTCACACGCTTCGCCAGTTGGATGGATAGAAAATTCAACATCACCAGATCCGAGCAGGAATGGGCCAGGTTGATACGAACAGATCATGAAGCAGGCATGCACTCGGCATGCTGGATCTTTTCAATTGCCAAAGGACTGAATGATGAAGCAGCCAGAAATGAAATGGAGCTCATCATTCAAAGGATCAATGGCGGGTATAATGGACTTATGGACAGGCTCAGGTATTATGAGTTGTGTAAGGAATTTCTGGTATAG
- a CDS encoding type II toxin-antitoxin system ParD family antitoxin: MGRNTSISLGDHFENFVDSKVSTGRFKNASEVIRAGLRLLEEEETKIVALQKAIDEGFESGFVKKFNPKTHLAKLKSAKRKNG, encoded by the coding sequence ATGGGAAGAAATACTTCAATCTCATTAGGTGATCATTTTGAAAATTTTGTGGATAGTAAAGTATCTACTGGTAGGTTTAAAAATGCCAGTGAAGTAATAAGAGCTGGACTTCGTTTATTAGAAGAAGAAGAAACTAAAATTGTAGCTCTGCAAAAAGCAATTGATGAAGGTTTTGAAAGTGGATTTGTCAAAAAATTTAATCCTAAAACTCATCTCGCAAAGTTGAAATCAGCAAAGAGAAAAAATGGCTAA
- a CDS encoding type II toxin-antitoxin system RelE/ParE family toxin, whose protein sequence is MAKYSLSNKALEDLSKIWEYTYEVWSELQAEKYYYMLLDTCQDLADGNFSGKSYSEIRSEILGFKVGRHVIFYRKAKGGGIEVARILHERMDLKNRIKE, encoded by the coding sequence ATGGCTAAGTACTCTCTTTCTAATAAGGCATTAGAAGACCTCTCTAAAATTTGGGAGTACACCTACGAAGTTTGGTCGGAACTCCAGGCAGAAAAATATTACTATATGCTTTTGGATACTTGCCAGGATTTAGCAGATGGCAATTTTTCAGGAAAATCTTATTCCGAAATAAGAAGTGAAATCTTAGGATTTAAGGTAGGGCGCCACGTCATATTTTACAGAAAAGCGAAGGGCGGTGGAATTGAAGTTGCAAGAATCCTGCATGAGCGAATGGATTTGAAAAACCGAATTAAGGAATGA
- a CDS encoding IS256 family transposase: MEKKNFDFESFKKQATSRLKNGESLLGKDGVLTPLLKEFLEGALDGELEAHLEEDPAENNRKNGKGRKQVKTSIGTVDINPPRDRNGSFEPELIPKRHKTLGVDLDRQIIALYARGASYSDIRDHLMDMYGLEASTATISRVTDKILPLIQEWRSRPLERVYPFVWLDAIHYKVRHEGRVVSRAVYCIIGLTQEGYKELLGMYIGENEGAKFWLQVLTDLQNRGLEDIFIACIDNLTGFADAIETVFPKTEVQLCIVHQVRNSQKYLSYKDLKPFMKDLQNVYKATTIELAERSLDQLESNWGERYPKVIESWRKNWPRLSNYFQYNKDVRRIMYTTNIIEGFHRQLRAVTKSKGAFQSEDALMKLLFLVQENICAKWNKPVHNWNQTLAQLSIIFSDRLKLNL; encoded by the coding sequence ATGGAAAAGAAAAACTTTGATTTCGAGAGCTTCAAGAAGCAGGCAACAAGTCGTTTGAAGAACGGAGAAAGCCTTTTAGGTAAGGATGGAGTGCTGACCCCATTGCTGAAAGAGTTCCTGGAAGGGGCTCTGGATGGGGAGCTGGAAGCTCATTTAGAGGAGGATCCAGCAGAGAACAATCGTAAGAATGGCAAAGGCCGCAAACAGGTAAAGACTTCGATTGGTACTGTAGACATCAACCCACCGCGTGATCGCAATGGTAGCTTCGAGCCGGAGCTGATTCCCAAAAGGCATAAGACGTTAGGAGTAGATCTGGACCGCCAGATCATAGCCTTGTATGCTCGTGGGGCCAGCTATAGCGATATCCGGGACCATTTGATGGATATGTATGGCCTTGAAGCTTCTACAGCCACGATCAGCCGTGTAACTGATAAGATCCTGCCCCTGATCCAGGAGTGGCGCAGCCGCCCGTTGGAACGTGTCTATCCTTTTGTGTGGCTGGATGCTATTCATTACAAGGTTCGTCATGAAGGCCGTGTGGTGAGTCGTGCTGTATACTGTATAATCGGCCTCACCCAGGAAGGCTACAAGGAACTACTGGGTATGTACATTGGGGAAAATGAAGGGGCAAAATTCTGGCTGCAGGTACTTACTGATCTGCAAAACCGGGGTCTGGAAGATATCTTCATTGCCTGTATCGATAACCTGACCGGCTTTGCCGATGCCATTGAAACTGTCTTTCCCAAAACAGAAGTTCAGTTATGTATTGTGCACCAGGTCCGCAACTCTCAAAAATATCTCTCTTACAAAGACCTCAAGCCTTTTATGAAGGACTTGCAAAACGTCTACAAAGCAACTACCATAGAACTGGCGGAACGCAGCCTTGATCAGTTGGAATCCAACTGGGGAGAGCGTTATCCGAAGGTCATAGAATCCTGGAGAAAGAACTGGCCGAGACTAAGCAATTACTTCCAGTATAACAAGGATGTCCGAAGGATCATGTACACCACTAACATCATTGAAGGCTTCCATCGTCAACTAAGAGCTGTCACCAAATCAAAAGGCGCCTTCCAATCCGAAGACGCCCTGATGAAGCTTTTATTCCTGGTGCAGGAAAATATATGTGCCAAGTGGAATAAGCCTGTCCACAACTGGAACCAGACATTGGCCCAATTATCCATTATCTTTAGTGATAGATTAAAACTCAATCTTTAA